The genome window CCCGGCATCGAGGATCAAAAGGTCCGGGGTTTCCTTCTTCAGCATCTTGAAGCCGTCCAGCCCGTTGTCGCAGGAAAGGACTTGGTAGCCTTTGACGCCCAGGCTCGCGGCCATGACGGTCCGCAGGTTCAAGTCGGCGTCCAGAATCAGGATTTTCTTGTTCATTCGCACCTTTGTTCAGTTACAAAAGATCGGCATGGATGGAGGGGCCATTCACTCCAAATATAACAGATAAGGCCCCTCTCCCTAACCCTCTCCCCGCACGCGGGGAGAGGGGAGGGTGAGGGGATTAGATGCCCGCATAAGCCAGGTAGGGAGAAAGCCACCGCTCGACTTCGGGAACACTCATGCCTTTGCGGCGGGCATAGTCTTCGATCTGGTCTTTTTCCAGCTTGCCGACCGAAAAATACCGCGACTCCGGATGCGCGAAGTAGTAACCCGAGACCGAAGACGCGGGCAGCATGGCAAAACTTTCCGTGAGCGAGACCCCGGCGTTTTTCTCCGCCTGAAGCAGGTCAAACATCAGGCGCTTTTCCGTGTGTTCGGGGCATGCGGGGTAGCCGGGCGCGGGACGGATGCCGCGGTATTTCAAATGGATCAGCTCGTCGTTCGTGCAGCTTTCGTTGGGCGCGTAGCCCCAGAATTCCTTGCGCACGCGCTCGTGCAGGTGTTCGGCAAACGCCTCGGCCAAACGGTCGGCCAGCGCCTTCATCAGGATCGCGCTGTAATCGTCGCCTTCTTTTTCAAAGTGTTTCACGGGCGCGTCCAGCCCGGCCCCGGACGTGCACGCGAAAAAGCCCATGTAATCCTTCACGCCCGAATCCTTCGGCGCCACGTAATCGCTGAGCGCCAGGTTCGGATGCCCGGGCCGGATCGACTGCTGGCGCAGCATGTGGAAAACTTTCAGGACCTGCCTGCGCGATTCGTCCGCGTAAATCTCGACGTCGTCTTCCACCGCGGCCGCGGGATAAAGCCCGACGACGGCCCGCGCCTTCAGGACTTTTTTCTTTACGATCTCCTTCAGCATCTTTTGCGCGTCGTCGAACAGCTCGCGCGCCTGCTTGCCGATCACCTTGTGCTCGAAAATTTCCGGGTATTTGCCGTTCAGCTCCCAGGTCTGGAAGAAAGGCGACCAGTCGATGTATTGCGTCAGCGTCTCGAGCGGATAATCGTCCAGGACCTTGAGTCCCAGGAACGAAGGCTTCGCGATGGCGGCCTTTTTCCAATCGGTCTTCAGCCTGTTGGCGCGCGCCTCGGCCAGAGAAAGATACGATATCGTCTGCTTCAGGGCCGCATGCTCTTCCCGCACCCGGACGTATTCCTCGCGCATTTCCTTTATATAAGCGGCCTTCATGTTGTCGCTGAGCAGCTTGCCCATGACGCCCACGCTGCGGGACGCGTCCGTGACATGCACCACAGGGCCCGAATAGGCGGGCGCGATCTTCACGGCCGTGTGCGCGCGGGACGTGGTCGCGCCGCCGATGAGAAGCGGGACCTTCATCTTGCGGTTTTCCATTTCCTGCGCCACGTAAATCATTTCATCGAGGGACGGCGTGATCAGCCCGGAAAGGCCGACGATGTCCGCCTTTTTCTCCTGCGCCGTGTCCAAAATCTTCTCGAGCGGCACCATGACGCCGAGATCAATCACCTCGTAATTGTTACAGCCCAGCACCACGCCCACGATGTTCTTGCCGATGTCGTGCACGTCGCCCTTCACGGTCGCGATCACCATGCGTCCCGCGGCCTGGCCCGCCGTCTTTTCCTTTTCGATGAGCGGCGTGAGATGCGCCACGGCTTTTTTCATGACACGCGCGCTTTTCACGACCTGCGGCAGGAACATCTTGCCCTCGCCGAACAGGTCGCCCACGATTTTCATGCCGTCCATCAGCGGGCCTTCGATGATTTCCAGCGCCTTGGGAAATTGCGGGATGATTTCTTCCAGGTCGGGCTCGATGAAATCCGTGATGCCGTTGACAAGCGCGTACGACAGCCGCTCGCGCACGGGCTTCTCGCGCCATTCCAGCTTTTTAGTCTCGGTCTTTTTATCGCCCGCGTGCTTCTGGGAATACTCGAGCAGCCGCTCGGTCGCGTCGGACCGGCGGTTCAGCACCAGGTCTTCCACGAGATCGAGCAGGTCTTTCGGAATGTCCTGATAAACGGTGAGCAGGCCGGGATTCACGATGCCCGTGTCCATGCCCGCGCGCGTGGCGTGATACAGGAACGAAGCATGAATGGCTTCGCGCACGTGATTGTTGCCGCGAAATGAAAAGGAGACGTTGCTGACGCCGCCGGTCACGTGCGCATGCGGCAGGTGCTTCTTGATGTACTCGCAGGTCTTGAAAAAGCTCACGGCGTAGTTGTTGTGCTCTTCCAGGCCCGTC of Verrucomicrobiia bacterium contains these proteins:
- the metH gene encoding methionine synthase yields the protein MPDIRKEIEKRILIIDGAMGTMIQRYKLDEAGYRGSAYKDHASDLKGNNDALSVSRPEIIEAIHRAYLEAGADIIETNTFNSNALSMADYHFQGEVRRLNLESARLARKAAEDFTRKNPAKPRFVAGAVGPTSTTASISPKVNDPSFRAVTYDRLVEIYAEQIAALVEGGVDLLLIETVFDTLNCKAALFAAQTFFEKTGKKLPLMVSGTITDRSGRTLSGQTAEAFYNSVSHAGLFSVGLNCALGAKELRPYIEELSRIAGCYVSAYPNAGLPNQFGGYDQGPDEMAGIVKEFAAHGLLNIVGGCCGTTPDHIGAIAKAVSGFAPRKVPVVPRLTRLGGLEPLTLRPDSNFINIGERTNLTGSPKFAKTIKEENWEEALKIAKQQVESGANIIDINVDEGLLDSEATMAKFLNFLATEPDICKVPFMIDSSKWSVIEAGLKCIQGKPIVNSISLKEGEAIFKERAGLIRRYGAAAVVMAFDEKGQADTAERKIEICTRSYKILTEQLGFPPEDIFFDPNILTIGTGLEEHNNYAVSFFKTCEYIKKHLPHAHVTGGVSNVSFSFRGNNHVREAIHASFLYHATRAGMDTGIVNPGLLTVYQDIPKDLLDLVEDLVLNRRSDATERLLEYSQKHAGDKKTETKKLEWREKPVRERLSYALVNGITDFIEPDLEEIIPQFPKALEIIEGPLMDGMKIVGDLFGEGKMFLPQVVKSARVMKKAVAHLTPLIEKEKTAGQAAGRMVIATVKGDVHDIGKNIVGVVLGCNNYEVIDLGVMVPLEKILDTAQEKKADIVGLSGLITPSLDEMIYVAQEMENRKMKVPLLIGGATTSRAHTAVKIAPAYSGPVVHVTDASRSVGVMGKLLSDNMKAAYIKEMREEYVRVREEHAALKQTISYLSLAEARANRLKTDWKKAAIAKPSFLGLKVLDDYPLETLTQYIDWSPFFQTWELNGKYPEIFEHKVIGKQARELFDDAQKMLKEIVKKKVLKARAVVGLYPAAAVEDDVEIYADESRRQVLKVFHMLRQQSIRPGHPNLALSDYVAPKDSGVKDYMGFFACTSGAGLDAPVKHFEKEGDDYSAILMKALADRLAEAFAEHLHERVRKEFWGYAPNESCTNDELIHLKYRGIRPAPGYPACPEHTEKRLMFDLLQAEKNAGVSLTESFAMLPASSVSGYYFAHPESRYFSVGKLEKDQIEDYARRKGMSVPEVERWLSPYLAYAGI